The proteins below are encoded in one region of Methanomicrobia archaeon:
- the mutS gene encoding DNA mismatch repair protein MutS: MSEITPMMQQYYEIKEKYRDAIVLFRVGDFYETFGEDAKVASKELNIALTATGRGKGAARKTPMAGVPFHAVTPYIKQLIKKGYKVAICEQIEDKEGKNIERREVVRLITPGTILEDSFLEERVSNYLTCVNLRDGKVGVAIVDVSTGEFSVTELEDDATHASLLNEIERVRPAEMILPDLLEFTLEQDVCTISRYDDYYFDYKTAFTTLINHFGVISLDGFGCGELKAGITAAGAVISYLRDTQKKVLSHIKPLKTFFVSDYLVLDSVTVRNLELFSNIRDGTPRGTLISVLDKTLTGMGSRLLKKNVQFPLLDTAEIKRRQEAVQEFYADILLRESVKGVFKEIYDIERIISRVSYGNANARDLISLKRSLLQLNELRELLKKCRSETVKNARKALKSPVFAEVVELIERGIVEEPPITVKEGGLMKKGYNAELDELRTIKHEGRRWLAEFEEREKANTGIKSLKVGYNKVFGYYVEVRKTWEGQVPDSYIRKQTLTGAERYITEDLKEYEAKALSAEERIKELEYELFEQTRKAVAKRSKEIQEAANSIAELDVLVAFADAAAENGYCCPEVDDGDEIVITAGRHPVVEKEVKEGFVPNDIRIGKTNRLMIITGPNMSGKSTFMRQTALIVLMAQLGSFVPAHAAKIGVVDRIFTRVGAYDDLSMGQSSFMVEMSETANILNNATERSLIILDEIGRGTSTVDGVSIAWAVGEYLHERIKAKTLFATHFYELTELADLFDSVKCYNVSIKEVADEVFFIRKVVEGRGSKSYGIQVAKLAGLPDEVIDTAKNVLTRMESELERASAAGARTKEEEEAREKEAVTVKTEVREHPVLDELKTLNVELISPIEALNLLHALKKKL; the protein is encoded by the coding sequence ATGTCAGAGATAACACCGATGATGCAGCAGTATTACGAGATAAAGGAGAAATACCGTGATGCGATCGTGCTGTTCCGTGTCGGCGACTTTTATGAGACGTTCGGTGAAGATGCGAAGGTGGCCTCAAAGGAATTGAACATTGCGTTAACCGCTACGGGCAGGGGCAAAGGTGCAGCACGGAAAACGCCAATGGCTGGCGTGCCGTTCCATGCTGTAACTCCGTACATCAAGCAACTCATCAAAAAAGGCTACAAGGTGGCGATCTGCGAGCAGATCGAGGATAAAGAGGGCAAGAACATAGAACGGCGAGAGGTGGTGCGGCTTATTACGCCCGGCACGATACTTGAAGATTCCTTTCTCGAAGAGCGGGTCAGCAATTATCTGACGTGCGTGAATCTCCGGGACGGCAAAGTGGGTGTTGCCATCGTGGACGTCTCAACTGGCGAGTTCTCAGTCACCGAACTGGAAGACGACGCGACGCACGCTTCGTTATTGAACGAAATCGAACGCGTGCGACCTGCAGAGATGATACTGCCCGATTTGCTCGAGTTCACGCTTGAGCAGGATGTCTGCACCATTTCGCGCTATGACGACTACTATTTCGATTATAAGACCGCTTTTACGACACTGATAAACCATTTCGGCGTTATCTCGCTCGACGGCTTTGGCTGCGGTGAGCTCAAAGCGGGCATAACCGCTGCGGGCGCCGTGATCTCGTATCTGCGTGATACGCAAAAGAAGGTGCTGTCTCACATCAAACCGCTTAAAACCTTCTTCGTCTCCGATTACCTCGTGCTGGACAGCGTCACCGTGCGAAACCTCGAACTCTTCAGTAATATCCGGGATGGCACACCACGAGGCACACTCATTAGCGTGCTGGACAAAACGCTTACCGGTATGGGCTCACGGCTTCTGAAGAAGAACGTGCAGTTTCCCTTGCTCGATACAGCGGAGATAAAAAGGAGACAAGAAGCGGTACAGGAGTTTTATGCGGACATACTCCTCCGGGAATCGGTAAAGGGCGTCTTCAAGGAGATTTACGATATCGAGCGGATAATCAGCCGTGTCTCCTATGGAAACGCGAATGCTCGCGACTTGATTTCGCTCAAGCGGTCGTTACTGCAGCTGAACGAGTTGCGTGAGCTCTTAAAGAAGTGCCGGTCGGAAACGGTAAAGAACGCGCGTAAAGCGCTAAAATCACCGGTATTCGCTGAGGTTGTGGAGCTAATAGAGCGCGGAATCGTGGAAGAGCCGCCGATAACGGTAAAGGAAGGCGGCTTGATGAAGAAGGGCTACAATGCCGAGCTGGACGAGTTGAGAACGATAAAGCACGAAGGCCGAAGATGGTTAGCGGAATTTGAGGAGCGGGAGAAGGCAAATACAGGGATTAAATCGCTCAAAGTGGGCTATAACAAGGTCTTCGGATATTACGTTGAAGTGCGGAAGACCTGGGAGGGGCAGGTGCCCGATTCGTACATAAGGAAACAGACGCTTACCGGGGCGGAACGGTACATAACGGAGGATCTGAAGGAGTACGAGGCGAAGGCGTTAAGCGCGGAGGAGCGGATAAAGGAGCTGGAGTACGAGCTGTTCGAACAGACAAGGAAAGCCGTTGCGAAACGTTCGAAGGAGATACAGGAGGCTGCGAATTCCATTGCCGAACTGGACGTGCTTGTGGCGTTTGCAGACGCTGCGGCGGAGAACGGCTATTGCTGCCCTGAGGTGGATGACGGTGATGAGATAGTTATAACCGCAGGCAGGCATCCGGTCGTCGAGAAGGAGGTAAAGGAGGGATTCGTGCCGAACGATATCCGAATTGGCAAGACTAATCGGCTGATGATTATTACGGGGCCGAATATGAGCGGTAAATCCACGTTCATGCGTCAGACTGCTTTAATCGTGCTCATGGCGCAGCTTGGCTCGTTCGTGCCTGCGCATGCGGCGAAGATCGGCGTTGTCGATCGAATTTTTACGCGTGTCGGCGCGTACGATGACCTCTCCATGGGTCAGAGTTCGTTCATGGTGGAGATGAGCGAGACGGCGAATATCCTGAACAATGCGACCGAACGAAGCCTGATAATTCTTGATGAGATCGGACGAGGCACTAGCACGGTGGACGGCGTGAGTATCGCATGGGCGGTCGGCGAATACCTGCATGAGCGGATAAAAGCGAAAACACTGTTTGCCACGCACTTCTACGAGCTCACGGAGCTTGCTGATCTGTTTGACAGCGTAAAATGCTACAATGTCTCAATCAAAGAAGTTGCGGATGAGGTGTTCTTTATACGAAAGGTCGTGGAAGGCCGAGGCTCAAAGAGCTATGGGATACAGGTGGCGAAACTCGCCGGCTTGCCTGACGAGGTAATCGACACGGCGAAAAATGTTTTAACGCGGATGGAAAGCGAGTTGGAACGAGCAAGCGCGGCGGGAGCACGAACAAAAGAAGAAGAAGAAGCGCGCGAAAAGGAAGCGGTAACGGTGAAAACGGAAGTACGGGAGCACCCGGTGCTCGATGAGCTGAAAACGCTAAACGTGGAGCTGATCTCGCCAATAGAAGCGTTAAACCTGCTGCACGCACTGAAGAAGAAGCTGTGA